In a genomic window of Cynocephalus volans isolate mCynVol1 chromosome 1, mCynVol1.pri, whole genome shotgun sequence:
- the PTPN1 gene encoding tyrosine-protein phosphatase non-receptor type 1 has product MEMEKEFELIDKAGNWAAIYQDIRHEASDFPCRVAKLPKNKNRNRYRDVSPFDHSRIKLHQEDNDYINASLIKMEEAQRSYILTQGPLPNTCGHFWEMVWEQKSRGVVMLNRVMEKGSLKCAQYWPQKEEKEMIFEDTNLKLTLISEDIKSYYTVRQLELENLTTQETREILHFHYTTWPDFGVPESPASFLNFLFKVRESGSLSVEHGPIVVHCSAGIGRSGTFCLADTCLLLMDKRKDPSSVDIKKVLLEMRKFRMGLIQTADQLRFSYLAVIEGAKFIMGDSSVQDQWKELSHEDLEPPPEHVPPPPRPPKRILEPHNGKCKEFFPNHQWVKDETEEDKDGFIKEETRTLLNVPYHMESMSQDTEVRSRIVGGSLRGTQAALPAKGEPSPPKEEEDHTLTHWKPFLVNMCMATVLTAGAYLCYRFLFNSNT; this is encoded by the exons GATATTCGACATGAAGCCAGTGACTTTCCATGTAGAGTGGCGAAGCTTCCTAAGAACAAAAACCGAAACAGATACAGAGACGTCAGCCCCT TTGACCATAGTCGGATTAAATTACATCAAGAAGACAACGACTATATCAATGCAAGTTTGATAAAAATGGAAGAAGCCCAAAGGAGTTACATTCTTACCCAG GGCCCTTTGCCGAATACTTGTGGGCACTTTTGGGAGATGGTGTGGGAACAGAAGAGCAGGGGAGTTGTCATGCTCAACAGAGTAATGGAGAAAGGATCG TTAAAATGTGCACAATACTGgccacaaaaagaagaaaaagaaatgatcttTGAAGACACAAATTTGAAATTGACATTGATCTCTGAAGATATCAAGTCATATTATACAGTACGACAACTAGAATTGGAAAACCTTACA aCTCAAGAAACTCGAGAGATCTTACATTTCCACTATACCACATGGCCTGACTTTGGAGTCCCTGAATCGCCGGCCTCATTCctgaactttctttttaaagtccgAGAGTCAGGGTCACTCAGCGTGGAGCATGGCCCTATTGTGGTGCACTGCAGTGCTGGCATTGGCAGGTCGGGGACCTTCTGTCTGGCTGACACCTGCCTCTTGCTG ATGGACAAAAGGAAAGACCCTTCCTCCGTTGATATCAAGAAAGTGCTgttagaaatgaggaaatttCGGATGGGACTGATCCAGACGGCGGACCAGCTGCGTTTCTCCTACCTAGCTGTGATCGAAGGTGCCAAATTCATCATGGGAGACTCTTCAGTGCAG GATCAGTGGAAGGAGCTCTCCCACGAGGACCTGGAACCCCCACCTGAGCATGTCCCCCCACCTCCCCGGCCACCCAAACGAATCCTGGAGCCACACAATGGGAAATGCAAGGAGTTCTTCCCAAACCACCAGTGGGTAAAGGATGAGACAGAGGAGGATAAAGATGGCTTCATCAAGGAAGAAACCAGAACCCTCTTAAATGTCCCTTACCACATGGAAAG CATGAGTCAAGACACTGAAGTTAGAAGTCGGATTGTTGGGGGAAGTCTCCGAGGCACCCAGGCTGCCCTCCCTGCCAAGGGGGAGCCGTCACCACCCAAAGAGGAGGAGGACCACACACTGACCCACTGGAAGCCCTTCCTGGTCAACATGTGCATGGCCACAGTCCTCACAGCTGGCGCGTACCTCTGCTACAGG TTCCTGTTCAACAGCAACACATAA